In Candidatus Cohnella colombiensis, one DNA window encodes the following:
- a CDS encoding MraY family glycosyltransferase has translation MLASWIYGIGTAAFVIALALALGFTPLVKKFAIRIGAMDVPNQRKVHTRVMPRLGGVAIYASFTVAILLILPFLPEGALSGYDRRLIGGLLTGGTLIVLLGALDDKFDLSAKLKLVVQIAAACIVVFGFDVKINLLNIPFGSAMQPLGEWIGIPLTIIWIVAVTNAINLIDGLDGLAAGVSGIAVATMLVMGLLMGNETIVILATLLLGSIVGFLFFNFHPAKIFMGDSGSLFLGFALAILSMLGFKQITVVSFITPLLIIGVPLSDTFFAIVRRWIHKKPLFAADKGHLHHCLQQLGFSHRKTVLIIYGIAAFFGTCAVVQSSISNTGLGNWITFIVICALVFLLQIGAELIGIVDKSRRPILDLLARLRMKPQTQSRGK, from the coding sequence ATGCTTGCAAGCTGGATATATGGAATCGGAACTGCTGCTTTCGTCATTGCGTTGGCGCTAGCGCTAGGCTTCACGCCACTCGTAAAGAAATTTGCGATCCGCATTGGCGCGATGGACGTTCCGAATCAACGTAAGGTTCATACTCGTGTAATGCCAAGATTGGGTGGTGTAGCGATTTATGCTTCGTTTACTGTAGCCATCCTACTTATATTGCCGTTTTTACCGGAAGGTGCACTCAGCGGTTACGATCGTCGATTGATCGGTGGCTTGTTAACCGGTGGAACGCTAATTGTGCTTCTTGGCGCATTAGATGACAAATTTGATTTATCCGCGAAGCTTAAGCTCGTTGTGCAGATCGCAGCGGCGTGTATCGTCGTCTTTGGCTTTGATGTAAAAATAAACTTACTTAACATTCCATTCGGTTCGGCTATGCAGCCGCTAGGCGAATGGATTGGGATTCCGCTCACCATTATTTGGATTGTAGCGGTAACGAATGCCATTAACCTGATTGATGGGTTAGACGGACTCGCAGCTGGTGTATCGGGAATAGCGGTTGCGACGATGCTCGTGATGGGCTTGTTGATGGGCAATGAGACTATTGTTATTCTGGCTACACTGCTATTAGGTAGTATTGTAGGATTCCTATTCTTCAACTTCCATCCTGCGAAAATTTTTATGGGTGACTCGGGCTCTCTTTTCCTCGGATTCGCTCTAGCCATTTTATCTATGCTTGGCTTTAAGCAAATTACAGTCGTATCGTTTATAACGCCGTTGCTCATCATCGGTGTGCCATTATCGGATACTTTTTTCGCGATCGTACGTCGTTGGATTCATAAGAAGCCACTGTTCGCTGCAGATAAAGGACATCTGCATCACTGCTTACAGCAACTCGGCTTTAGTCACCGCAAGACGGTACTTATCATCTATGGGATCGCTGCTTTCTTCGGGACATGCGCTGTCGTGCAATCGTCGATCTCGAATACGGGTCTCGGCAACTGGATTACCTTCATTGTTATCTGTGCGCTCGTGTTCCTGTTGCAGATCGGTGCAGAGCTAATCGGAATCGTGGACAAGTCACGGCGACCGATCCTCGATCTGCTCGCAAGGCTACGGATGAAGCCACAAACTCAATCGCGCGGCAAGTAA
- a CDS encoding O-antigen ligase family protein, with protein MSRNLNTKLQSSISNERSLYLLLFIVFAFLISAPFQMMYFNGAGLHSIAQFQFELKSMYGFCIGIVAFLVVSIRLFKTTVIEQRHLVVLVGLLIPLSYYLSSLTAVSKYLATISNLLNFAVYGFLLLGVALSNSRKLLNIMMYGYMLIGSLIALDGFMYIVGNKFRLDALMYNDGVRLGGLFTYPNSYAVFLITMLLAIFHYLTVEKNLILKIGLGLILVPIALSFILTLSRGAIITLPVIALITLLISSLKKQLLLGIYFVPSFLLSLIVQSYFSEIGNEVYVKTDESVKSGQEVETVPLFSVQSMKAWGVLVIVSVIMAILIYLFHKYLAEWLNTKIEKWKIKRLSNLWIPGSIIVIIVIAIMLWNTEFLTQLLPSALSDRLNEITFQTHSVLERLTMYQDALKIWRDYPITGGGGGVWEALYERYQSYPYISSQVHSFPIRVLIETGLVGFVIVIGFILFVLTSYLIRCLKNKDRDENYSIYFLISSAIFVHSLIDFGMNYFYLIAIVFLCLGILVGQQTNKITIKIIRGKTKLITRSIGTIFCIIGVVLLFNIYNFMYADTKFNESERLLSSRPNLNELTTVLADGLKHMPNHPFLLDRMATIYKSAYQQMSNDSFKTEALRYVARLDESEPNFSALSIVKYYNAKEWGSTEETIEILEKAIENQPFQLSYYELIFQERYLLWTQFNEQKDLINRNLQKDRILSLYTQVLERASQLQQLNQAISINRNFEITSNMNDIINHIKGAGN; from the coding sequence TTGTCTAGAAATCTTAATACTAAGCTACAATCATCAATTAGTAATGAAAGATCATTATATTTATTATTATTTATCGTATTTGCTTTTCTTATTTCAGCTCCATTTCAAATGATGTATTTCAATGGAGCCGGGTTACATAGTATAGCGCAGTTTCAATTTGAACTTAAATCCATGTACGGTTTTTGTATTGGCATCGTCGCATTTCTTGTTGTAAGTATAAGATTATTTAAAACTACAGTAATAGAGCAAAGGCATCTCGTTGTCTTAGTGGGACTATTAATTCCTTTAAGCTACTATCTTAGTTCATTGACCGCGGTATCCAAGTACCTAGCTACAATCTCAAATTTATTGAATTTCGCGGTTTATGGCTTCTTATTGTTAGGGGTAGCCCTCTCAAATTCTAGGAAGCTTTTGAACATAATGATGTATGGTTACATGTTGATAGGGAGTTTAATTGCTTTAGATGGATTTATGTATATCGTAGGCAATAAATTTAGACTGGATGCATTAATGTATAACGATGGTGTGAGATTGGGTGGGCTATTTACTTACCCGAACAGTTATGCTGTATTCCTAATCACAATGCTTCTTGCCATATTCCACTATCTCACGGTTGAGAAGAACCTGATCTTAAAAATTGGATTAGGATTAATTTTGGTACCTATAGCTTTATCGTTTATTCTTACACTTTCAAGAGGTGCAATAATAACGTTACCAGTTATCGCTTTGATTACTTTATTAATCTCATCATTAAAAAAGCAATTATTACTGGGGATCTATTTCGTACCATCATTTCTTCTATCGCTTATAGTTCAATCTTATTTTAGTGAAATTGGGAATGAAGTTTATGTTAAAACGGATGAGAGTGTAAAATCAGGTCAAGAGGTTGAGACTGTTCCATTGTTCTCAGTTCAATCCATGAAAGCATGGGGCGTCCTAGTCATTGTGTCTGTTATTATGGCAATATTAATATACCTATTTCATAAATATTTGGCAGAATGGTTGAATACAAAAATAGAAAAATGGAAAATCAAGCGTTTAAGTAATCTTTGGATCCCTGGTAGTATCATTGTCATTATTGTAATAGCTATAATGCTTTGGAATACTGAGTTTTTAACCCAGTTGCTTCCATCTGCTTTGAGTGACCGTTTGAATGAAATCACGTTTCAAACACACAGTGTTCTTGAGAGATTAACGATGTATCAAGATGCGTTGAAAATATGGAGAGATTATCCGATCACTGGTGGTGGTGGTGGAGTCTGGGAAGCACTATATGAGCGATATCAATCCTATCCATATATTAGTTCTCAGGTGCACAGCTTTCCGATTAGAGTGTTGATTGAAACGGGTCTAGTAGGCTTTGTCATCGTAATTGGTTTTATTTTATTCGTGCTAACTTCCTATTTGATTAGATGTCTTAAAAATAAAGATAGAGATGAAAACTACAGTATCTACTTTTTGATAAGTTCGGCTATTTTTGTTCATAGTTTAATAGACTTTGGAATGAATTACTTCTATCTTATTGCGATCGTATTTCTATGCTTGGGCATCTTAGTTGGGCAGCAAACAAACAAAATTACAATAAAGATAATCAGGGGTAAGACCAAATTAATTACCCGTAGCATTGGAACAATTTTTTGTATAATAGGTGTAGTATTGTTATTTAATATCTATAACTTTATGTATGCAGATACGAAATTTAATGAAAGTGAACGATTGCTTTCTAGTAGGCCTAATCTAAATGAATTGACTACAGTGCTTGCTGATGGATTGAAACATATGCCGAATCACCCTTTTCTTCTAGATCGTATGGCTACAATCTATAAGAGTGCTTATCAACAAATGAGTAATGATTCGTTTAAGACTGAAGCATTGAGATATGTTGCTAGATTGGATGAGTCAGAACCTAATTTTTCAGCGCTCTCTATTGTGAAGTATTACAATGCCAAAGAGTGGGGATCAACCGAGGAAACGATAGAAATTTTAGAGAAAGCGATAGAGAACCAGCCTTTTCAGCTCTCCTATTATGAGTTGATTTTTCAAGAGCGATATTTGCTATGGACTCAGTTCAATGAACAAAAGGATCTGATCAATAGAAATCTGCAAAAGGATCGTATTTTATCACTATATACGCAAGTACTAGAACGTGCTTCACAACTGCAACAACTAAATCAGGCAATATCTATAAATCGGAATTTCGAAATAACAAGCAATATGAATGATATAATTAATCATATAAAAGGTGCTGGCAATTAA
- a CDS encoding S-layer homology domain-containing protein, translating into MRKLLMVMLSLVLVITLVPPGLVQKTNAAVASYFLPDDMEIRNTSQYVITGTTNLLTRANAYRVTNGTLAISGTFSSVASSSLSVKIEQLNLQTDDTWKPDDNRFTTGAIAADTTAGNTNKFIANNLTLFSGMNRITLSGVVGTTTRSDTFYVLFDQVPYVQSIQIRSGSTMLDINEGSRAVIKSETASLQGVVLNASYISFSLNGATAQRVSVYEDGSFFSPPLTFKPGLNTVNLRITNGTDVINIVRDIYYFDTNRPYTAVDIIRDEGGTPPEVYYSIFNKNVPQITKGITYNAATPEYAGLRVQMLVKYNASTFKDTATFRINNLATQYNIKDEVAATDITEQIILAQDGTPEYRLVEFTLKESGAVKYVMTHNGTDYDVLQKVNLSVSYGGDTVGFNGEFKFMPGDTVIKDIKLLPGYDPAVAGTTIANSATKPLRGADLKESTFYILVEADRPIVSVGVPGSIAASQLIAQYLPIGSQTITIDKAVAQPTDRGTNRWVYKISNIAIGQHSVQFKLGAASSSDYVANFSFLSKSYIYVSNLYDGQRYEFSSNASTTPKIDATGEFVDFNTVEAPQFFVNGTEQFTAATAPTGITPTVTLTGNKFKMDLEITQMDGPLYYGENTITIKAVNLNGAVIGGLRQELVKEIRIYITDTNVSQIKKFMPVISSLDRPPLPIKDVDDYTADEMDRIFAVTPEFTLTGDKYVTSESAYDLVLRGENATWINIYLGTTKILTYDVATKNAADNPKNYSIDFMGDEDSFILRIQNIQYDAPGSHVYKLELLNSSGSPSSVTLDVTREVASFRVLSPKATVGNTININKNFVRFDIEAEGATEVIFPGKKESAIKRVDLKNRFVYDYDGLKSGKNDIKIQIKRADTTLDRTVTVYYTPTVLVDSQYMEKLGTKHSIFDKKVQLTFPKGIVLKASSQNAQGITKQYINTKLLFGIADPKDGVVERRNDYGNIIGVHADQRSTGAATAIDIDYDVSMRFANNSETVNFTRISDIYWINGGIGEQGDRGAANYKPATNGLPPYSLEGTFSRIPAERKVIPSARGTLTLKYDSSVVDEVGHTITVFRFSDNNQWVNIGGSVNAKAGTITVPFDEFGYYKVMKLRKGFSDVTNHGWARNILNGLYSKGIMTYLRTDEFGANDLITRGEFATLIVKGLNMPLNYSGTQSFFDIVPDARTNTWDYEHIETAARAGIIAGLDEGFFGADLRITREQAATMLARALSKQITLPKNDSKLESKLAKNFLDSGSIQYYARPAVSAMNDKKIMVGAPVFLEGEKKASYNFNPKSNLTRAEAGKIVVQLLEIAKTSTFPKNLS; encoded by the coding sequence GTGAGAAAATTATTGATGGTCATGTTATCTTTGGTGCTCGTTATCACTCTAGTTCCGCCTGGCCTCGTCCAGAAGACGAATGCAGCTGTTGCCAGCTACTTTTTACCTGATGACATGGAAATTCGCAATACTTCGCAATATGTAATTACTGGAACTACTAATCTATTGACTCGAGCAAATGCATATCGGGTGACAAATGGTACGTTAGCGATTTCAGGTACATTCTCATCTGTAGCCAGCAGCTCTCTTTCGGTTAAGATCGAGCAATTGAACCTTCAAACCGACGATACATGGAAGCCGGATGATAATCGGTTCACGACAGGTGCGATTGCAGCCGATACAACTGCGGGAAACACGAATAAATTTATAGCAAACAATCTTACATTGTTCAGTGGGATGAACCGAATTACTTTATCGGGTGTTGTAGGTACGACTACACGCTCCGATACATTCTATGTCCTATTTGATCAAGTTCCATATGTTCAAAGCATTCAAATCCGTAGCGGATCAACGATGCTCGATATTAATGAAGGATCACGAGCAGTTATTAAGAGTGAAACGGCATCCCTTCAAGGGGTCGTTCTGAATGCCTCGTATATCTCTTTCAGTTTGAACGGTGCGACGGCTCAACGAGTAAGCGTATACGAAGACGGCTCATTCTTCTCCCCGCCACTTACATTCAAACCGGGTTTAAACACAGTAAACTTGAGAATTACGAATGGTACGGATGTCATCAATATTGTTCGTGATATTTACTACTTTGATACGAATAGGCCCTATACGGCTGTAGACATCATTCGTGACGAAGGTGGGACTCCACCTGAAGTATATTATTCTATCTTCAATAAGAATGTTCCACAAATTACAAAAGGTATTACTTATAATGCTGCCACTCCTGAATATGCAGGATTGAGGGTTCAGATGCTGGTGAAATACAATGCTAGCACATTTAAAGATACTGCAACGTTCAGAATTAACAATCTTGCGACTCAATACAACATCAAAGATGAAGTTGCCGCTACTGATATTACTGAGCAGATCATTCTCGCACAAGATGGCACACCGGAATATAGACTCGTAGAGTTCACACTTAAAGAGTCTGGTGCTGTCAAATATGTGATGACACACAATGGTACAGACTACGATGTGTTACAGAAAGTAAATCTTTCGGTTTCCTATGGTGGCGATACTGTTGGCTTTAATGGCGAATTTAAATTTATGCCTGGCGATACAGTTATCAAAGACATTAAGCTTCTTCCAGGTTATGATCCTGCGGTGGCGGGAACTACGATTGCCAATTCAGCGACTAAGCCACTTAGGGGTGCAGATCTAAAAGAATCTACTTTTTACATCCTTGTAGAAGCAGATCGGCCGATTGTTAGTGTAGGTGTCCCGGGAAGCATTGCAGCTAGTCAATTAATTGCACAGTATTTACCGATTGGATCACAGACGATTACGATAGATAAAGCAGTAGCTCAACCAACCGATCGAGGCACCAATCGATGGGTCTATAAGATCAGCAACATCGCTATTGGACAGCATAGCGTACAGTTTAAGCTTGGAGCAGCATCGTCGTCTGATTATGTAGCAAACTTCTCCTTCTTGTCGAAGAGCTATATCTACGTTTCCAATTTGTATGATGGACAAAGATATGAATTTAGCTCGAACGCATCTACAACGCCTAAAATTGATGCGACAGGAGAATTTGTTGACTTTAATACCGTTGAAGCACCGCAATTTTTTGTAAATGGGACTGAACAATTTACAGCAGCCACAGCTCCGACAGGAATAACACCAACAGTTACGTTAACTGGCAATAAATTCAAAATGGATCTTGAGATTACACAGATGGATGGGCCACTTTACTACGGTGAGAATACAATCACGATTAAAGCAGTGAACTTAAATGGAGCTGTAATCGGTGGCTTGCGTCAAGAATTAGTAAAAGAAATCCGAATTTACATTACAGATACGAATGTATCGCAAATTAAGAAGTTTATGCCCGTCATTAGCTCTTTGGATCGTCCACCATTACCAATCAAGGATGTTGATGACTATACCGCGGATGAGATGGATCGTATTTTTGCAGTCACACCTGAATTCACGCTAACGGGTGATAAATACGTCACGAGTGAATCTGCTTATGATCTAGTGCTACGGGGTGAAAATGCGACATGGATCAACATTTACCTTGGAACTACGAAAATATTGACTTACGATGTGGCTACTAAAAATGCAGCTGACAACCCAAAAAACTATTCGATTGATTTCATGGGGGATGAAGACAGCTTCATCCTGCGGATCCAGAACATTCAGTATGATGCGCCAGGATCACATGTATACAAACTAGAGCTGCTTAACAGCTCGGGCTCTCCTTCGTCCGTCACATTGGACGTAACAAGAGAAGTAGCGTCATTCCGCGTTCTTTCTCCTAAGGCAACTGTTGGGAATACGATTAACATCAACAAGAACTTTGTACGCTTCGATATCGAAGCTGAAGGGGCGACAGAGGTCATCTTCCCTGGCAAGAAGGAGAGTGCAATCAAGCGCGTCGATTTGAAAAATCGTTTTGTCTACGATTATGACGGTTTGAAATCAGGTAAGAACGATATCAAGATACAGATTAAACGTGCAGATACGACGCTAGATCGTACAGTAACCGTATATTACACGCCAACCGTATTGGTTGATAGTCAATATATGGAGAAGCTCGGCACTAAGCACTCTATATTTGATAAGAAAGTGCAACTTACATTCCCTAAAGGAATTGTGCTTAAAGCTTCATCCCAAAATGCTCAAGGAATTACGAAGCAATATATCAATACGAAGCTGCTCTTTGGTATAGCGGATCCTAAGGATGGTGTTGTTGAAAGACGTAATGACTACGGCAACATTATTGGTGTTCATGCAGACCAAAGATCAACAGGCGCCGCGACAGCAATTGATATTGATTATGATGTGAGCATGAGGTTTGCAAACAATAGTGAGACAGTGAATTTTACTCGGATCTCTGATATTTATTGGATTAATGGTGGAATTGGAGAACAGGGTGACAGAGGAGCTGCGAATTATAAGCCTGCGACAAACGGCTTACCTCCATACTCCTTGGAAGGTACATTCTCTCGCATTCCTGCTGAACGCAAAGTAATACCGTCTGCTCGTGGTACTTTAACATTAAAGTATGATAGCAGTGTAGTAGATGAAGTCGGACATACAATAACCGTGTTCCGCTTTTCAGATAACAATCAATGGGTGAACATCGGCGGATCAGTTAACGCGAAGGCAGGTACGATTACAGTACCATTCGATGAATTTGGCTATTACAAAGTCATGAAGCTTAGAAAAGGATTTAGTGATGTGACCAACCACGGCTGGGCACGGAACATCCTGAATGGTCTTTATTCCAAGGGGATTATGACTTATCTAAGAACGGACGAATTCGGAGCGAATGATTTAATTACTCGTGGCGAATTTGCAACTTTGATTGTCAAAGGTTTGAATATGCCGCTTAATTATTCGGGTACTCAGTCGTTCTTTGATATCGTGCCTGACGCAAGAACCAATACATGGGATTATGAGCACATTGAAACAGCAGCTAGAGCGGGGATTATCGCGGGCCTAGATGAAGGATTCTTTGGAGCTGACTTGCGTATTACACGAGAACAAGCAGCAACTATGCTAGCGAGAGCCCTCTCGAAGCAAATCACGCTACCTAAGAATGATAGTAAGCTTGAGAGCAAGCTGGCGAAAAACTTCCTAGACTCTGGGTCTATCCAGTACTATGCGAGACCGGCGGTATCAGCGATGAACGATAAGAAGATCATGGTCGGTGCTCCTGTATTTCTTGAAGGGGAGAAGAAGGCTTCATACAACTTCAATCCGAAGTCTAACCTTACACGAGCTGAGGCGGGCAAGATCGTCGTTCAGTTGCTAGAGATCGCTAAGACATCTACATTCCCTAAAAACTTAAGCTAG
- a CDS encoding WecB/TagA/CpsF family glycosyltransferase, with amino-acid sequence MSSISNANERPFPTVSLYGVPFSKMDMQETVAYLTNAIEERRPHRVITGNPIMLMVGLDNPGFHRALATADLVVPDGAGVVWAARHVKQPVKERVAGFDLMHELLSEGDKRGWSVYLLGTSADTLNAASANLQKKFPGVRFVGQRDGYFTDQEDGAVIASIREANPDMLFVARATMNQEPWIEKYHHELGVPVVMGVGGSFDVVAGKLKRAPAIFRKLHLEWFYRLLQEPSRFPRMLVLPKFALKVIKDGDKVSKPLKQL; translated from the coding sequence TTGAGTTCAATTTCAAACGCGAATGAGAGACCTTTTCCAACGGTTTCGTTGTACGGAGTGCCCTTCTCTAAGATGGATATGCAGGAGACGGTAGCATACTTAACGAATGCTATTGAAGAGAGGCGTCCGCATCGCGTAATTACAGGCAATCCGATTATGCTCATGGTTGGATTGGACAACCCTGGCTTTCATCGCGCCTTAGCAACAGCCGATCTGGTCGTGCCGGATGGCGCAGGGGTCGTGTGGGCCGCGCGTCATGTGAAGCAGCCAGTGAAGGAGCGAGTGGCGGGCTTTGACTTGATGCATGAGCTTCTGAGCGAAGGGGATAAGCGCGGTTGGAGCGTGTATCTGCTTGGGACGTCTGCGGACACATTGAATGCGGCGAGTGCTAATTTGCAAAAGAAATTCCCTGGCGTGCGTTTTGTGGGACAACGAGATGGCTACTTCACCGATCAGGAGGATGGGGCCGTAATCGCGAGCATTCGCGAGGCAAATCCGGACATGCTGTTCGTCGCACGAGCAACAATGAATCAGGAGCCGTGGATCGAAAAGTATCATCATGAGCTAGGTGTACCTGTCGTGATGGGAGTTGGCGGTAGCTTCGATGTTGTCGCGGGTAAGCTGAAGCGTGCACCGGCTATCTTTCGCAAGCTACATTTGGAATGGTTTTATCGGTTGCTTCAGGAGCCTTCGCGTTTTCCGAGGATGCTTGTATTACCGAAATTTGCCTTGAAAGTCATTAAAGATGGAGATAAAGTCTCCAAACCGTTGAAACAGTTATGA
- the csaB gene encoding polysaccharide pyruvyl transferase CsaB produces the protein MNTSENSNEKNLNHTSPSGNGQAVVVRRLVLSGYYGFKNSGDEAVLKSILTALAEAGAEAGIRIEPIVLSGDPEWTREQYGVEAVHRMKLAEVRRAIKSSDGLISGGGSLLQDATGLGSIPYYLGVMAIARWCGKPTFVYAQGIGPVNRRMFQPFIARAFKKAAYVSVRDDESAMLLRRYGVPQQRIAVVPDPVMGLPALPEADRPEERAADTTPVVGVSVRFWRSDRADLDRVAAALEALARRHQGGVRLRFLPFHHGSDEDASRYVMERLSCDVELAPAHEDPQLMLREVSRCALLIGMRLHSLIYAANQDVPLLGISYDPKIDQFLSRLGQRAGGTTEELDSELFAEHALEIINNTSKWQQSCGGAISQLRRDARKPAQLIVSNLRQ, from the coding sequence GTGAATACGAGCGAAAATTCAAATGAGAAAAATCTAAACCATACAAGCCCGAGCGGTAATGGACAAGCCGTTGTTGTTCGCCGACTCGTTTTATCAGGTTATTATGGGTTTAAAAATAGTGGAGATGAAGCGGTACTCAAGAGTATCCTGACCGCACTTGCTGAAGCAGGAGCAGAAGCGGGAATTCGGATCGAGCCGATCGTTCTTTCTGGTGATCCGGAGTGGACAAGGGAACAATATGGCGTTGAAGCGGTACATCGGATGAAGCTTGCGGAAGTGCGTCGTGCGATTAAAAGCAGTGATGGATTAATAAGCGGCGGTGGCAGTTTACTCCAGGATGCAACCGGATTAGGCTCGATTCCGTATTATTTAGGTGTTATGGCAATTGCAAGATGGTGCGGTAAGCCGACCTTTGTGTATGCACAGGGAATCGGTCCGGTGAACCGTCGGATGTTTCAGCCGTTTATAGCGCGGGCATTTAAAAAAGCTGCATATGTTTCTGTGCGCGACGACGAATCGGCGATGCTGTTGCGCCGGTACGGTGTTCCACAGCAACGGATTGCGGTAGTGCCTGATCCGGTCATGGGCTTGCCCGCGCTTCCGGAGGCGGATCGCCCGGAAGAGCGGGCAGCGGACACGACACCTGTGGTGGGGGTGTCCGTCAGATTTTGGCGCAGCGACCGCGCGGATCTCGACCGCGTGGCGGCTGCGCTAGAAGCGCTAGCTAGGCGCCACCAAGGTGGCGTGCGGCTGCGCTTCCTGCCGTTCCATCACGGGAGCGACGAGGATGCCTCGCGCTATGTGATGGAACGGCTGTCGTGCGACGTGGAGCTGGCTCCGGCGCACGAAGACCCGCAGCTGATGCTGCGGGAGGTTAGCCGATGCGCGTTGCTCATCGGCATGCGGCTGCATTCGCTGATCTATGCAGCGAATCAGGACGTGCCGTTGCTTGGGATCTCCTATGATCCCAAGATCGATCAATTTTTGAGCAGACTCGGACAGCGTGCAGGTGGCACGACGGAAGAGCTTGATTCGGAGTTGTTCGCGGAGCATGCATTAGAAATTATTAATAATACATCGAAATGGCAACAGTCGTGCGGTGGAGCGATCTCTCAATTAAGACGGGATGCAAGAAAGCCTGCGCAACTAATTGTGTCGAACTTGCGTCAATAA